gctggcagccagcaggggagggagaaccCGGGGGACCTCTAACCTGCaacagttaccacggcaacgctccaaaccttgccagagttaactctagcctcaggagctgcaggctagagttcattcaccactgggaccaccagggattagtactgtcccccctcccaggcaaaggtaagaagggagggagacTATAATAATTATTGGgaggttttaaataaaaaaaaacacaaaaacacttataaatatttattaatctcccctcctacccccacagacccacaataactctccccatacacacattgccctcctatatacacactgcccccccccccccacacacacacacacactgcacccttcacgcacaaactgcaccactcacacacacaaacactacatccttcatacacacacactacatcctccacaaacacaatgcacccctatacacacactgcacccctcacacacttaaccccacgcccattgcaacacacacactatagtctgcagcgctgtacatatatacaacctagacaaTTGTTgtgacttggggcgccttggaaaaatattgatatatgacgggcgccttgaacctaaaaggttAGGGAAccacttatttaaccccttgatCTAAACAAcatcttgcaccataacaacttaattatgataaggttgttatggtgcctagcgTGTTTatttttaaggccagagtagccgtcCCGAAAAGCTTAGCTGACAGgggatttttccagtttggctatttgtacctcaaatttttaaattaattttgaattctcattttaatgGCTAACCCTGGATGTATTAAATATCACCAGCTTACTTACACAGGGTTACCCCCTCCCCAAGGTGCTCTACTGATACATGCTTTTCCTCATGCATTGATAACACTGTTATGGATTAATagagccatatataaatatgtttctaTAGGAAAAACCTTCAGGGAGAATAATGTATCATTTATGTAGAGTTTCTGCCCATTTCTCAGTacagtgtgcatatatatatatatacatatatgtatttatgagaAATGAAAGTTTGACAGCTGCAATAGTCTAGTTTTACTCATAAATCATTATTATGACTAACGCGACGCATTTCTTTTGACCTTCTCATCATGGCCGATTATCTCCGTCGTTTTTTTTCACTTCTTCCCGTGTTTAGCCCCGCCTCCTTACCGGATTCTGCGGCTGCAGTTGGCTGAAGCGGTGAGAGCTCGATTCCCATTGGCTGGAGGATTATAGTTTGCTCTTTGGAAGTGTGTGGACCGGAAGTAGCGGGTAGAATGTGGAGGGCAGGCATGTCAGAAGAAATAGGGAGagctctgcagtctgtgtgtgagagagtgcaacATGCTGTATCTAGGCGGCCCCAGGTAAGAGAATCAGTGCTGGAGAACTGTAGAGCTTCCCTACCTGTACACATGGTTCTGGAACCTGGATTTATTGAGCTAAGGCAACCTGTTGTTTACTGTTCTGTTATAGCTGTCAGACACTAGTCAAGCAAATAAACCCTATAGTTACCTAGGCTGTTATACCTCATATTTCATATACAGATAGGCTTATTCAATCTCATTAATGGATAGTGTTGATGTACAAAATTAACCAAAAATGCCTTCTTTTGTGTTAAAGGAAAGGTCAAAAGAACCTAACAAAGGTTAatgtattgtacagcgctatgtaatttgctggcactatttaaaaaaataaaataaaaatgtagttgttctggtgtctacagcctgtccctgcaagcaTTTTAATATAAACTCTGCAGTTTAAGAGAacgggcaatgtttacattactgcttagTAACACTTTTGGTTAAACTTCCtctgacggtcactagaggtgcttgcttGTCACCATTTAGCATCTCCACCTTCTGCAtaaggtgctgaatgttccccatagtaatgcattgattcagtgcatctctatgaggcgatgctgattggtgcagggtgtttttttttgctgtacatGAACTATGTCTTCCCAAGGCTTTCCTAtgacaaagcattggattggcttggatcatcaagattgatgatctcagccatggaggcagggccagccaaGGCGAGACCAGCACAGCATGGGAGAAAAAGGGGAGTAAAATCAGTTgtaacctaaacagccacttcaggactatagtgtcagaaatacgtGTTTggattcctgacactatggtggTCCTTTTAATACGGTGAATGatgtttaaaggaccattataggcacccagaccacttcagctcaatgaagtggtctgggtgccaggtccatctagggtttaccctgcagctgtaaacatagcagtttcagagaaactgctatatttacattagggttaatccagcctctagtggctgtctcattgacaaccgctagaggcgcttcagttTTTCTCACTCTGAAAATCTTAGTGAATGATTGattgcgcgtgcggctcttgacatgcatgcgcattcagacgtcggaagagggaggagatttccccaacgccgagggagcccgacgctggagtAAGGCAAGTGTTTAATCCCTCTTGAGCTCGGctagagggggaccctgagggtgggggggacccaaagaccccatagtgccaggaaaacgagtttgtccTTTAAAGGGGACCTATCACTTCACTTCAATTTACACAATTGAATAAAACACTGAATACCACCTATAACGTGTGTTATCCTTTATACAATTCTGTGATCATTTTACGTGTCTCTTCTTCCTTCATTAAGTTAAGCCCTCTATCACGTTTccacaatttttgttttgtttaatcttctctcctccttatctccctctctccccctctcccttccccaACTCAGAGCGTGAGTATGAGCTCTAAGCTGGTTAAATCTTACCATCAAAGGCTTCTCCCATGATGTCTCTTGAGCGATTTTACTCAGTTCTTGCAGTAAAAGCGACCCGCCTGTAGAGGTGCGCTTAAACATTGTAAAAACCTTGAAGGCAGTGTTTTACCTTGAATGGTTAATATTAGGGATGGTCCGAAACCGATAACAGAAAATAACTTTTCCCCCCAAATGATttgtgtaggttatgtagtgtgtttgtgtttgtgtgtgtgtgtgtgtgtgtgtagggaacatAGTGTGGTGCAGTATAGAGATGTAGGGAACATGGTGggggatagggatgtagtttgTATGTTTGTAGGTTATATAGTGCGTAAGGCACACCAtgtggggtgggctagggatgtagtatgtgtggggTGTGATGGgggtgtagggcacatagtgtgtggcgatagggatgtagtatgggtaggacacagtgtggggtggaatagggatggcagagtgagggggtgacaaggtgcatggcgtggaagggagggagtgacagcatgggagagagggagtgacaggtggcagagtgagagggtgACATAGTAGGGGAGGGGTGCCTAGTGGAAGTGTGGGAGGCAGGGGgcgactggtgactgagggagggggtgactggtgacagtaaGGGAAGGTGttagaaataaatttttttttttttttttgtggtccagTGCCCTGGCTCCCTGGAGGTCTTGTGGTCTCTCTCTCCAGTCTGCTCCGCCAGGTGTGAGTTGCAGACTGCTGTATCTTGCGATATCCAGAAGTCAGAGCGTTGCAGTGATTGGCAAGAGATCTCAAAATACAGCACAGTCTTCAGCTCACACTGGGCGAAGCTGCAGACTGTACTGGCTCTGTCCCCGGGCAGACGGGTGGGGCCTCGCACCCAACGGCACACAGGGCAAGCTGCCTGGCCCCTCCCAGTGTTGGGTCCTCGGTCATGGAGCTAGGACCTGACAAGTCTCTCTGCCCTATGTTTGGCAGATTTGGCCCTTTTTCAGCCAAAATTTCCATGCATCCCTAGTTAATATGACAGGACctctgcaaccagaccacttaattgagaggaagtggtgtgggtgactttagtggtcctttaaacaaaaagCAAGACTGTGAAAGCTGCATGCCTGTCTCGGAAAACTCTGATAGTGGCAGAAGGTTTTGCGTTAAATGGTGTGAATTTAAATTAGGCAAGTCACATTGGCTTGATAAAGCAGTTTTAGCGTGTAGGTCATGCCTTTGCAGCCTACTGCTTAattcgctgccatttaggagataaatcagtATGTTtaagcagatatatatatatatatatatatatatatatatatatatatataacaaaatacacttagaatgacattctatatatatctatctatatataaaatacaaataaccgcaaatatatatatatattacataaaagattacattagtatacacgtagaatttaaatacctataactgcatatataataaaattctacgtgtatatttaaatcatcttttaacataccgtatatactcgagtataagccgacccgaatataagccgaggcccctaattttaccccaaaaaactgggaaaacttattgactcgagtataagactagggtgggaaatgcagcagctactggtaaatttctaaataaaattagatcctaaaaaaaatatattaattgaatatttatttacagtgtgcgtataatgaatgcagtgtgcgtataatgaatgcagtgtgcgtataatgaatgcagtgtgcgtataatgaatgcagtgtgcgtataatgaatgcagtgtgcgtataatgaatgcagtgtgtgtgtatgagtgcagcgcgtgtgtatgagtgcagcgtgtgtatgagtgcagcgtgtgtatgagtgcagcgtgtgtgtatgagtgcagcgtgtgtgtatgagtgcagcgtgtgtgtatgagtgcagtgtgtgtgtgtgtgtgtgtgtgtgtgtgtgtgtgtatatgagtgcagtgtgtgtgtgtgtatatgagtgcagtgtgtgtgtgtgtatatgagtgcagtgtatgtgtgcagtgtgtaatgaatgcagcgtgtgtatgaatgcagtgtgtatgagtgcagcgtgtgtgtatgagtgcagcgtgtgtgtatgagtgcagcgtgtgtgtgtgagtgcagcgtgtgtgtgtgagtgcagcgtgtatgtgtgtgtgtgcagcgtgtgtatgtgtgtgtgtgcagcgtgtgtatgtgtgtgtgtgcagcgtgtgtgtgtgtgttgcagtggtgggggggtgggcaattttattattttatttattattttaatatatttttttcattattatttcttattattattttttatttaattattatttttattttcggcccccctccctgcttgatacatggcagggaggggggctctccttccctggtggtccagcaatggcagttcagtgggggggagaggggggctgtcagagctgtaacttacccgtcctgcagctcctgtcagctctctcctcctccgcgccgtccgttcagctcttctgtcagctcacactgtaagtctcgcgagagccgcggctctcgcgagacttacagtgtgagctgacagaagagctgaacggacggcgcggaggaggagagagctgacaggagctgcaggacgggtaagttacagctctgacagcccccctctcccccggtctgtattatggcaatgcaaattgccataatacagactattgactcgagtataagcagagttccggtttttcagcacaaaaatgtgctgaaaaactcggcttatactcgagtatatacggtaattatgtgattttattaattaaaatttgattgacatgcctgacaacacagggagaaagtgcagagaatttaattcgcaagcactatatttgaccctgtaactctccaaggcaccataaaacctgtacatagggggtactgttttactcgggagacttcgctgaactcaaatattagtgtttcaaactggtaaattgtattacaacgatgatattttaagtaaaagtgacgttttttgctttttttttacaaacaaactgcacttttatggactatattattgttgtaatatgttttactgttttaaaacactaatatttgtgtttagtgaagtctcccgataataaccgtacccccatgtacaggttttatggtgttttggaacgttagtcacatataaggcttgtatttaaatttgacattgaaatttgccagattggttatgttgcctttgagagcgtatggtagcccaggaatgagaattacccccatgatggcataccatttgcaaaagtagacaacccgaggtattgcaagtggggtatgtccagtctttcttagtagccacttagttacaaacattggccaaatattagttttttgcttttttcacacaaaaacaaatatgaacgctaactttggccagtgtttgtgactaagtggctactaaaaaagactaaacataccccactttcaataccttgcttgtctactttttcaaatggcatgccattatgggggtaattctcatttctgggctaccacaccgtctcaaaggtaacattactaatctggcaaatttttatttgaaaatggaacgttctatatttaaccctgtaacgttccaaaacaccataaaacctgttaatggggtactgttgtactcgtgagacatcgctgattacaaatatgtgcattttgtttcagtattatgacatttacagctaaaatgtgaggcggaactacatttttaaaaaaaaaataaaaaatttctcagtttttattgtattcatgataaattatgtttcatatataaatatttgatatgaaatgaaagccctgtttctcctgaacaaaatgatatataataagtgtgggtgcatttaatatgaaagaggtgaattacggttgaacagacatatagcgcaaattccagtttgactactattgactccgtcctgaaggggttaatgatgttAAACAAAAAGTGTatgtattgttatttatttatttttcctaggAGTAGGTGTGCTTTACATACccattgtaaatattttttgtcGCTTTCACTCTCTCACCTTCTCCTCTGTGTAGGCTCTCCCATCGATTAACCCCAGATTGGTGGCTGTAAGTAAAACAAAACCAGCAGATATGGTAATCGAGGCATACAAACATGGACAGAGATATTTTGGGGAAAATTatgtaagtttttatttttatttttattatgcaatCATAATTGTACTGTTTACTAAGCTGCAACACATTACCTCTAGTTTggaaattttaaagggacatcttAGACAttataactgcttcatctcattgaagttgttatagtttctggagtcccctggtgctgtaCTTCCATGCAGAGTTTAACCATTTTTAATGGTTTAGTAGCAAATGAGTCCCTCGATGCTGCTTTGGCTTATGAGAAAGCATGAGCCTGAACAGCAGTGTGCGGCTGTAATTGGCTCACtctgtcagctgaccactttcagcctacCACAGCTCCCACTGATGCTACctccatttaaagggactctatagcgttaggaatgcaaacatgtattcctaatgttatagtacTCTATCTTCAGTTTAGACTCTGGGTCcccctaaatataatatatatattttttaaagtattttacttaCTCCTTTTTCCAGCCCCAAGACTCACTCTGTGTAGCTGCGCATTCCACTTCCCATGTCATCTTACTGTATTGTTTTCGGATTAGAGGACATTCAACGTCTTTATTCAATGAGTGAAGACGCTGAGTGTCACAGGACTAAGTCTGACCTGGTTATAGCGCAGAGGTTCCCTGATGTGTGCTTTTAAaatgacagggccactgcaccaagaccatttCGTTGAGATTAAGAAGTCTCCCTAACCATCATTAGTTGGCTTTTTGGTGATTATTCCTCTGCTTATTTATTGGTTGCTCACCTTTATATAATTCGTATGTAATTAAAACCATACCATTATTCTGTAAATGCTCAGTAATGTTTTCAAACCCTCTTTTGTTTTTAGGTCCAAGAACTGTGTGAAAAGGCTTCAGATACCAATGTAAGTATTGTGCGTTCTCTATTTTACTTTATCCTGCAGTCATATGGTTTATGACCTAGTATTACACACCGTGTCCGTGTTCTCTTACCTCTTTGATTAATTGCAACttgattttaaaacaaaattgtgtTTATTTGTACCGAGTAATTGCAGGGTTAATTATACCATTAGCATATCAAAACACGGAGAGTCTGGAATGGAAATTTCAGGCACGTTCCTACTAAAATCCCAAATTAACCTTCAGCCACTTATCTGCTTTTTCAATGAGCTATGGTTGCTACCCCTTTGGCACAGTGAAAAAAGATAATTTCTGGATTTCCCTTTCAAATTTGACCACTTTTAAGAATATGCAAACAAGTCAGAATGGACACAAACTGTAGACAGAGATATTATTGtaaacccctacatgcttattaacccttaatagggaacacatggggtgggcggcagcattgtaacatagctgtgtgatacaaaaacatgtcctgcgctcaaactcccactacttttgggcggcagcaatgaccatagtacacatcagccccgaaaaaaagttacttgcgctcttACCAAATCCTTATGCATATTTCAAAaatatggaggttatttagttactccaatggccattagagggatgcccacctgccacattaaggcaaacctcttaggtgggtcccacactgactattcaccttgcCTCCTTGAGCTTCTGTCGGTGGGCAACCCCTTAATGGAGGTTAtctatttagttactccaaaggCCATTAGAGCGATGCCCACccccagaagctcaaggaagcaaggtgaatattcagtgtaggacccacctaagaggtttgccttgacatggcaggtgggcatccctcTAATGGCAATTGGAGTAACTgaaaaacctcaatttgtttaaccccttaaggactggaataaaagggaatcatgacatgtcacacatgtcatgtgtccttaaggggttaaatatgcataGAGATTTTAAAAGAGCACGCGCAActtcttttttctttggtttttactgtatgtattggggctgatgtgtgctatgtgtgccgccaaagagtagtgggagttggagcTCAGGGCTTGTTTTTGGGTAGATATATTATTGTGGAACTGTCAGGTCTCTGGAAAATACACCACTGAACGAAACATCGAAAATTACTTACAACTTGTGTTAATCTTTTTGgtgattctttgttttcttttagaaaTATAGCAATTGACATCACAGtgtcacatctgattgaaaattagaggaacactttagtgtcaggagtacaaacatgtattcctgacactattgctgtaaaaacatattttaagtgACTGCCCCCCCTCTGTTAGTAAAATaagttattttacttacctttattccagctctATTCTGCCtctttggctcagatcatcaaaaTCATCATAAAAATCTCAGGaaaatgcaatgctttcccataggaaagcaatgggaggctctgcaaaacaccacactgtgccaatcagcatctcctcatagagctgcattggatgattgcatctctatgtggaatgTTCAGCACCTTCACGCAGAGCGTGGATACACTGAACATcagtcaggaagcacctctactggctgtctgagtACGGCCATTACAGGTGTTACTGGGCACCAATGGAAACAttgcctttctctgaaaaggcagtgtttgcattaaaaagcctgcagggataggcagtagacaccaaaacaactgcattacgctgtagttgttctagtgagtatagtgtccccaTAGACCATTTTGTTCATGTATgctgtgtgaatcacagccaGGTATGGCTGCATGAGGagaaactaaagtgatttaaatcTTAAAGGctatgagactgcagaggcatctATTCAATATAACTACTTTATTAAGCCAAAGTCATTTTAGTGATTAGAGTATCATTTGAAGTCACACCCAAAGCtgattgtgtgttttttgttcatTATTCATATTTCCTAAATCCAATATTCTCAACTTGCCTATGTTGATCTAAATATTTCATATGGTTTCAATAAActacaattcaatgtttagttAATAAAACTCTTGTGCTTCAATCAGTGATTTGCAATGTAATTACATTAGAAAATTCCAAAACTTTAACACTAATGGATTTAGTATGTTCTTTTCCCATAATCCCATTCTTCAGTTTAATTGCCTTATGTAACCATTATGAACTATGAAGGAGGTTTGTGGTTTTGTGGAAGACATTTCTCATTAATAGTTTAATGAATGGCAGAAAGCTACTGCTGTGGTTTTCCAGACATGAAATAACAATAAATTGAGTTGGGAATAAAAACTTCATGAGGGTTTATTGTAATATATGTCTGCAACGTGAAGGGCAGCTCCCTGCCTGGTTTTATACTATTGATGTTTCATTCTAGATTTTATCGTCTTGTCCAGAGATCAAGTGGCATTTCATCGGACATCTACAGAAGACACACATCAATAAgttagttggtaggtccctgtgAGGCACTgattatgctgtgctggtgtagaCGAGAAACACCTCTTTCTCTCTGCTTTAGAGTAGTTTGTAGTGTaccaataaacaataaaataggaGTTGGGAGTTTGCAAGGGATATATTCACACAGGGCTATAGCAGAAACACGTCTTCTGCATGGTACATTGAGAGGCAAAAAATATTGTGAGTGATTGTTACAGGGCAGTTTTGGAATAATGATTGCTTATTTTAATGACTGTATCACAGGATATGTTTTAATATTAGTTAAGTCTACTATATTACTATTATGAGTTATAATGTGTTGTTGAAAATATCTAAGGCATTGTAAAGGTTGACTCCAAGCATGATGATCaattcagtgttttgaagtggtcatggtgtgtgGACTCTGTATTTACAGCAAGTCAGTTTAATACATTATGCATTTTCTGTGCAGTATGTAGTTAGCCTGTGGAGCACGCCCTCTTACCCTTACTCCATGCCGCCCAAGTCTCTctacctcccccttccctccagtGACAGAGATTGACATTGCCAAAGGAGTATTGgactgcagggagaacttggcctcggCATAGGATCACAGGTTATTTCATCCTCCCTCTTTTTCTGCCCCCAATCTCTCTCACTCcctcactttttttcttttccaggGGACCACGTCCGCATGGTTACTGTATCAAAAACACTGTTTTATTACAACTCTGTTTTTGTTTGTAGTAACTGTTTTTATCAGTCTTTTATAGCCAGTACAGTTTATTGTAGAGGTTTATATGGTGGAAGGCTTTCAGTCATTTTGTCAAAACATATTCAGGTTTTGACAAAAAAGGCATTATCTGACACCCTAAGCCCATGCCCTGTGCAGGATAACTAATTGTGAGTAAGTTCCCTTCTGCTTGATATtgacaaaatattttaaatgcattGAGTGGGGTATTTTGATGATTCCAAATTGCGGTTACCTTCTCTGGCACTCCTTATGTCAATTCAGTATATTAACTCAATATAGCAATTTAGCCCAGTTGAGGAGTCGTCCTCACTGAACTGCCTGAACACATTACATGCTGTGCTAATGCTTCACCAATGCTCTGGACAGATAAGAAGTGACAAAAACAAGGTAGTTAACCCATAGCTTCctaaaaccataaccactacaataagaaatatttagctttatttattgtaatatgaCGTAGAGGAAATGCACAACACGAGTATTTTATTATGCCTGTTGGCCACCAGATAATAGCCAGGAATAAAGAGATTTGAAGTCTATCGTTAGCCAGAAATCCATTCTCTCCAACTTTAAACTATTGTGGTATTCACCCTACTTTAAAATATGGGATTGATATCAGGGCCATATCCAgttcatatgattttttttttttttgttgtgtgctTCTAATCTTCTTTCATATCTTCTCTCCTTTCCCAGCTGTCCCAAACCTTCACATGATGGAAACTGTAGATTCTGCAAAACTAGCAGATAAAGTGAACAGCTCCTGGCAAAAGAAAGGTTCTTCTGAGAAGTTGAAGGTCATGGTGCAGGTCAAAACTAGCGATGAGGAAAGTAAGTGACATCAACAAAAACTTGTAAGCACAACGGAGATGATGTATTTGGTATAAACATTAAGTATACTAATTGTTCTTTTAGGCAAACACGGCCTTGCACCAGGGGAAACTGTAGAACTGGTTAAACATATCAAGGAAAAGTGTCCAAGTCTAGAGTTTGTGGGACTTATGACCATTGGGAGCTTTGGCTATGATATCACTCAGGGCCCAAACCCTGATTTTCAGGTACTCGTTCTCTAATAACCAGTCATGCGTAAGAGGGAGATTGATTCAATAAGTGCTAGAATAGTCAAATTGAATTGAGCAGGAATACTTCTGTTTCTGTGGATGTTTTGTTTGATTTTGCTTTATGGCTGTACACTGTGATTTAATACTTGGTTAGCATGTCCGTTGGACTAACTCACTTCTTCCTCTGCAAGTGgagcaaaatagtttttttttttttttttttttttttttaacacaatacgaaaaaaataaatagctaTAAAAGTCACAAGTGGATTTCTACCTGATGTCATGGCAAACAATTTCTAATATTTATT
This Pelobates fuscus isolate aPelFus1 chromosome 3, aPelFus1.pri, whole genome shotgun sequence DNA region includes the following protein-coding sequences:
- the PLPBP gene encoding pyridoxal phosphate homeostasis protein, producing the protein MWRAGMSEEIGRALQSVCERVQHAVSRRPQALPSINPRLVAVSKTKPADMVIEAYKHGQRYFGENYVQELCEKASDTNILSSCPEIKWHFIGHLQKTHINKLVAVPNLHMMETVDSAKLADKVNSSWQKKGSSEKLKVMVQVKTSDEESKHGLAPGETVELVKHIKEKCPSLEFVGLMTIGSFGYDITQGPNPDFQLMLAQRQVVCEKLGLQLDMVELSMGMSNDFEHAIEFGSTNIRVGSTIFGERIYSKTEKSASSMVSTQDELANLSVK